A portion of the Vanessa atalanta chromosome 14, ilVanAtal1.2, whole genome shotgun sequence genome contains these proteins:
- the LOC125068646 gene encoding serine/threonine-protein phosphatase 4 regulatory subunit 2-like — protein sequence MDNAEEIFHFLEEFSKRKQKTIPQELNDYLAYVARTGDPVYQWSLVKSLFKEKLLNVITDFYDTTPGIDIPPYPNVDPFNYDIMKNSLLERLDSFTSAPFTVQRICELLTYPRKQYNRVDKFMRAIEKNILVVSTREPGFQRLPEPENGEPMEAIVNGSDNNSEYNVDVEMEDMSWKDNPAKQTSEPQPGSSDAHISVDDIEARLHAKQETSLTQDKAVTQYESVTPPELNITENIEDPEQKPKETASQIPSTSEDVKNNNSSEESPETKMDVEMKGDVLEPVIIPEIKVDDAETTEQKLCEESNLTKNVEPDTQKESIAPTEITDIPADESSSDSTKAVESKNTTELSSSEESSSSDNTDGNSNSPKTEEHIDVQDESQSNKKIENSENIETNATEISNSNTPSIEEKEQTHKIESENYSISDVQSELPKVSVVVENKTEELEKKENIIEKEKEETEIVATETNAES from the coding sequence ATGGATAATGCTGAAGAGATATTTCATTTTCTTGAGGAATTttcaaaacgtaaacaaaaaacaataccaCAAGAACTAAATGATTACTTAGCTTATGTGGCGCGTACCGGTGACCCAGTCTATCAATGGTCTCTGGTGAAGAGCTTGTTCAAGGAAAAATTGCTTAATGTTATAACTGATTTCTACGACACCACACCAGGTATAGATATTCCTCCGTACCCTAATGTTGACccttttaattatgatatcatgAAAAATAGTTTGTTGGAGAGACTGGACTCGTTTACTTCCGCACCGTTCACAGTACAAAGGATTTGTGAGCTCCTCACTTATCCCCGTAAGCAATATAACCGAGTTGATAAGTTTATGAGAGccatagaaaaaaacattttagttgtCAGTACAAGAGAACCGGGTTTTCAGCGTCTTCCAGAACCAGAAAATGGCGAACCAATGGAGGCAATAGTTAATGGATCAGATAACAACTCAGAATATAATGTTGATGTTGAAATGGAAGACATGTCGTGGAAAGATAATCCTGCTAAGCAGACCTCAGAACCTCAGCCAGGATCATCCGATGCTCATATTTCAGTTGATGACATAGAAGCACGATTGCATGCCAAGCAAGAAACTTCCCTCACACAAGATAAAGCTGTTACTCAATATGAATCAGTTACTCCACCTGAATTAAACATTACTGAAAATATAGAAGACCCTGAACAAAAACCTAAAGAAACTGCCTCCCAGATACCATCAACTAGTGAagatgtaaaaaataacaatagctCTGAAGAATCACCTGAAACAAAAATGGATGTAGAAATGAAAGGTGATGTTTTGGAACCAGTTATCATTCCTGAAATCAAGGTTGATGATGCTGAAACTACGGAACAAAAACTATGTGAAGAATCAAATTTAACTAAGAATGTTGAACCAGATACACAAAAGGAGAGTATTGCTCCAACTGAAATAACTGATATACCAGCTGATGAAAGTAGCTCAGATTCTACTAAAGCTGTTGAGTCTAAAAATACTACAGAATTATCATCTAGTGAAGAGAGCTCCTCGAGTGACAATACAGATGGGAACAGTAATTCTCCCAAAACAGAGGAACATATTGATGTTCAAGATGAAtctcaatcaaataaaaaaattgaaaattcagAAAACATTGAAACAAATGCAACagaaatttcaaattcaaatactCCATCAATTGAAGAAAAGGAACAAACACATAAGATAGAATCTGAAAACTATTCAATTTCTGATGTGCAATCGGAATTACCCAAAGTATCTGTGgttgttgaaaataaaactgaagaattagaaaaaaaagaaaatattattgagaaaGAAAAAGAGGAAACTGAAATTGTAGCAACGGAAACAAATGCAGAGAGTtag